The Urbifossiella limnaea genome has a window encoding:
- a CDS encoding PA14 domain-containing protein, with protein MTRRVLAAVALLALAPAARAVEPSELKPGLVATYTDAADKKLVRLDPAPAVSLAAGEAVHPRQKGLDTVTWTGFVNVTRAGKYSFSATVGGKATVTVGGQMAFAAFEDGAAKTVDGAPLDLPGGVQPISVVFVAPQAGVARLDLFWEGPGFVREPVAHQFLGHLPKDRPAALAADLALEHGRFRFEELACVRCHKPAAGDVMAKGLADRAAPDLTAVGKRAHAGWLDSWLADPAKHRPNTAMPKMFPDTPEGAVERHAVLRYLVSLSGKALAPTKANPLDGGYKASMEKGRVLFHVTGCATCHPPALQKKEGRNDEEEKEPLQPADYVYGLGTTGPSGKYALGALGSKFTPETLAAYLQNPVAVNPSGRMPHMALSGEEAQNIARYLCRVVDDAVTTEMPAPPAGVMKTDDEWLELGKEVIVTRGCVNCHSVQSGGKVVEPAAAFPSLEKVKAAGLGKGCLSTAAAPGTPVYKLEPTEARDLGAFVKDGLVGAGSPAPSHATRVSLRRFNCLNCHSRDGEGGIPVELSELIRSMEKAENADDVRPPVLTGVGHKARTSWLRGVLLQGQRVRPWMQLRMPQYGDANVGKLPDTLALTEGTVPSDAVDSVPLSAEKITAGRAIVGKAGMGCISCHDIAGIPNTGTRGPDLATINQRVRFDWYERWLHQPLRMSPGTKMPQAFVDGKSLLATVHGGNAKLQAESVWAYLSLGQGLPLPDGMEPPKGLIVVVKDRPEIVRTFLPDAGTKSITVGYPGGVSVAFGADQARLAYAWAGNFLDASPVWNNRGGNPAKILGPRFWLAPPGHPWGLTANPAVPPDFAARANHPAFGAPYPLEPARIYDGPVAVRYEGFSLDKGGRPTFRYALAEGPKGVELKVAETPVPRTSGVGAGLERRFVIERPGGYQPWFLAGVATREPRAIGADGAALSLDWKAVEVKVPAVARLVLPADGDRAVVLGITDAPAGAEWRLVPRTGGGWNAILRLPADAGPLAFAVTVWGLPRDDEALLRALPR; from the coding sequence ATGACCCGTCGCGTCCTGGCTGCCGTCGCGCTGCTGGCCCTCGCCCCCGCCGCCCGCGCCGTCGAGCCGTCCGAGCTGAAGCCCGGCCTCGTCGCCACCTACACCGACGCCGCCGACAAGAAGCTGGTCCGCCTCGACCCGGCGCCGGCCGTGTCGCTCGCGGCTGGCGAGGCGGTCCACCCGCGGCAGAAGGGGCTGGATACCGTCACCTGGACCGGCTTCGTCAACGTCACGCGTGCTGGGAAGTACAGCTTCTCGGCGACCGTCGGCGGCAAGGCGACCGTCACCGTCGGCGGACAGATGGCGTTCGCCGCGTTCGAAGACGGTGCCGCCAAGACCGTCGACGGGGCGCCGCTCGACCTGCCGGGCGGGGTGCAGCCGATCTCCGTCGTCTTCGTCGCCCCGCAGGCCGGGGTCGCGCGACTCGACCTGTTCTGGGAAGGCCCGGGCTTCGTCCGCGAGCCGGTGGCGCACCAGTTCCTCGGCCACCTGCCGAAGGACCGGCCCGCCGCGCTCGCCGCCGACCTGGCGCTCGAACACGGCCGCTTCCGCTTCGAGGAGCTGGCCTGCGTCCGCTGCCACAAGCCGGCCGCGGGCGACGTGATGGCGAAGGGGCTCGCCGACCGCGCGGCGCCGGACCTGACCGCCGTCGGCAAGCGCGCCCACGCCGGCTGGCTCGACAGCTGGCTCGCCGACCCCGCGAAGCACCGGCCGAACACCGCCATGCCCAAGATGTTCCCCGACACGCCGGAAGGCGCCGTCGAGCGGCACGCGGTGCTGCGCTACCTCGTCTCGCTGTCCGGCAAGGCACTCGCCCCGACCAAGGCCAACCCGCTCGACGGGGGGTACAAGGCGAGCATGGAGAAGGGCCGCGTCCTGTTCCACGTCACCGGCTGCGCCACCTGCCACCCGCCCGCGCTGCAGAAGAAGGAAGGCCGCAACGACGAGGAGGAGAAGGAGCCGCTGCAGCCCGCGGACTACGTGTACGGCCTCGGCACGACCGGCCCGTCGGGGAAGTACGCGCTCGGGGCGCTCGGCAGCAAGTTCACCCCCGAGACGCTCGCCGCCTACCTCCAGAACCCGGTCGCCGTCAACCCGTCGGGCCGGATGCCGCACATGGCCCTCAGCGGCGAGGAGGCCCAGAATATCGCCCGCTACCTGTGCCGCGTCGTGGACGACGCCGTGACTACCGAAATGCCCGCGCCGCCGGCCGGGGTGATGAAGACCGACGACGAGTGGCTCGAACTCGGCAAGGAGGTCATCGTCACCCGCGGGTGCGTCAACTGCCACAGCGTGCAGAGCGGCGGGAAGGTGGTCGAGCCCGCGGCCGCGTTCCCGAGTCTGGAGAAGGTGAAGGCCGCGGGGCTCGGCAAGGGCTGCCTCTCGACCGCGGCCGCCCCCGGCACCCCCGTCTACAAGCTCGAACCGACCGAGGCCCGCGACCTCGGCGCCTTCGTGAAGGACGGCCTCGTCGGCGCCGGGTCGCCGGCCCCGAGCCACGCCACGCGCGTCAGCCTGCGGCGGTTCAACTGCCTCAACTGCCACAGCCGCGACGGCGAGGGCGGCATCCCGGTCGAACTCTCCGAGCTCATCCGCTCGATGGAGAAGGCCGAGAACGCCGACGACGTGCGGCCGCCGGTGCTCACCGGAGTCGGCCACAAGGCCCGCACGTCGTGGCTGCGCGGCGTGCTGCTCCAGGGGCAGCGCGTCCGGCCGTGGATGCAGCTGCGGATGCCGCAGTACGGCGACGCCAACGTCGGCAAGCTCCCCGACACGCTCGCGCTCACCGAGGGGACCGTTCCCTCCGACGCCGTCGATAGCGTGCCGCTGAGCGCCGAGAAAATCACCGCCGGCCGGGCGATCGTGGGCAAGGCCGGCATGGGCTGCATCTCGTGCCACGACATCGCCGGCATCCCGAACACCGGCACCCGCGGCCCCGACCTGGCCACCATCAACCAGCGCGTCCGCTTCGACTGGTACGAGCGCTGGCTCCATCAGCCGCTCCGCATGAGCCCTGGCACCAAGATGCCGCAGGCGTTCGTGGACGGGAAGTCGCTCCTCGCCACCGTCCACGGCGGCAACGCGAAGCTGCAAGCCGAGTCCGTCTGGGCGTACCTGTCGCTCGGGCAGGGGCTGCCGCTGCCGGACGGCATGGAGCCGCCGAAGGGGCTCATCGTCGTCGTGAAGGACCGGCCCGAGATCGTTCGCACGTTCCTGCCGGACGCCGGCACCAAAAGCATCACCGTCGGCTACCCCGGCGGCGTGTCGGTGGCGTTCGGCGCCGACCAGGCGCGGCTCGCGTACGCCTGGGCCGGCAACTTCCTGGACGCCTCGCCGGTGTGGAACAACCGCGGCGGCAACCCGGCGAAGATCTTGGGGCCGCGCTTCTGGCTCGCCCCGCCCGGCCACCCGTGGGGCCTCACCGCCAACCCGGCCGTGCCGCCCGACTTCGCCGCCCGCGCCAACCACCCCGCCTTCGGCGCCCCGTACCCGCTCGAACCCGCCCGTATCTACGACGGCCCCGTCGCCGTGCGCTACGAGGGGTTCTCGCTCGACAAGGGCGGCCGGCCCACGTTCCGCTACGCCCTCGCCGAGGGGCCGAAGGGCGTCGAGCTGAAGGTCGCCGAGACGCCCGTCCCGCGGACGAGCGGCGTCGGCGCCGGGCTGGAGCGGCGCTTCGTGATCGAGCGGCCGGGCGGGTATCAGCCGTGGTTCCTGGCCGGCGTCGCCACCCGCGAGCCGCGGGCGATCGGCGCCGACGGCGCGGCACTGAGCCTGGACTGGAAGGCCGTGGAGGTGAAGGTGCCGGCCGTCGCGCGGCTCGTGCTCCCCGCCGACGGCGACCGGGCCGTGGTGCTGGGAATCACCGACGCCCCCGCCGGGGCCGAGTGGCGGCTGGTGCCGCGCACCGGCGGCGGCTGGAACGCCATCCTGCGGCTGCCCGCCGACGCCGGGCCGCTGGCGTTCGCCGTCACCGTGTGGGGTCTGCCGCGCGACGACGAGGCGCTCTTGCGGGCGCTGCCGCGGTGA
- a CDS encoding ThuA domain-containing protein, whose product MRFLPAALLLTLLPTPAFAQPKVDPYDQSGVPIEVEPPADFKGKRVLLVAGRPSHGPGDHEFFAGCAVLMNLLKQTPGVFPILAKDGWPKNEKLLDTADCLVFYMDGRGGHPVVQGNHMDLIQKQIDRGCGWVNLHYAVDYLPQHGKRVIGWMGGYYEPDYSINPHWDAEVRSLPTHPITRGVRPFTLRDEWYYGMRFPEDTKGLTPILQAVPPDNTRNTAYTKGRKGQIETMAWAYDRADGGRGFGFTGGHFHRNWADADFRRLVVNAVLWSAKADVPVGGAPVAFDAADLNRNLDRKGKGEFRPILPPARKD is encoded by the coding sequence ATGCGATTCCTCCCCGCCGCCCTGCTCCTCACACTCCTGCCGACGCCGGCGTTCGCACAGCCGAAGGTCGATCCGTACGACCAGTCCGGCGTGCCGATCGAGGTCGAGCCGCCGGCCGACTTCAAGGGGAAGCGCGTCCTGCTCGTCGCCGGCCGCCCGAGCCACGGTCCCGGCGACCACGAGTTCTTCGCCGGCTGCGCCGTCCTGATGAACCTGCTCAAGCAGACCCCCGGCGTGTTCCCGATCCTGGCGAAGGACGGCTGGCCGAAGAACGAGAAGCTGCTGGACACGGCCGATTGCCTGGTCTTCTACATGGACGGCCGCGGCGGCCACCCGGTGGTTCAGGGGAACCACATGGACCTGATCCAGAAGCAGATCGACCGCGGCTGCGGGTGGGTGAACCTGCACTACGCGGTGGACTACCTGCCGCAGCACGGCAAGCGCGTGATCGGATGGATGGGCGGGTACTACGAGCCGGACTACTCGATCAACCCGCACTGGGACGCCGAGGTCCGCAGCCTGCCGACACACCCGATCACCCGCGGGGTTCGCCCGTTCACGCTCCGCGACGAGTGGTACTACGGGATGCGCTTCCCCGAGGACACGAAGGGGCTCACGCCGATCCTCCAAGCCGTGCCGCCGGACAACACGCGGAACACGGCGTACACGAAGGGCCGCAAGGGGCAGATCGAGACGATGGCGTGGGCCTACGACCGGGCCGACGGCGGCCGCGGGTTCGGCTTCACCGGCGGCCACTTCCACCGCAACTGGGCCGACGCCGACTTCCGCCGGCTGGTGGTGAACGCGGTGCTGTGGAGCGCGAAGGCGGACGTGCCGGTCGGTGGCGCCCCGGTGGCGTTCGACGCGGCCGACCTGAACCGCAACCTGGACCGCAAGGGGAAGGGCGAGTTCCGCCCGATCCTGCCGCCGGCGCGGAAGGACTGA